From Coffea arabica cultivar ET-39 chromosome 10e, Coffea Arabica ET-39 HiFi, whole genome shotgun sequence, one genomic window encodes:
- the LOC113711836 gene encoding uncharacterized protein, with protein sequence MYLSIYVHVRLIGAGNWHFNLHTMQSLFFSRLHFAFLLLFTLLNLRYLTAEAAKCHPDDEAGLLAFKSGITADPSGMLQSWKPGTDCCSWNGITCLQGTRVTALALSGQPQNSTQVLSGTISPSLSKLQFLDGVYFLNLRKLSGPFPNFLFSLPRLIFIYIENNRLSGPIPENIGSLAKLQAFSLQGNRFSGRIPTSISQLTQLSQLRLGGNLLTGTIPLGIQNLKNLTSLTLDGNQLTGTIPDIFASFPTLYNLNLANNKLTGNIPPSISSLAPNLRYLELGHNSLSGQIPDFLGKFRALDTLDLSWNQYSGLVPKTFSNLTKIFNLDLSHNYLVDPFPAMQVKGIESLDLSYNQFHLVNIPAWVTSSPIIYSLKLAKCGINLKLDDWNPAQTYFYDYIDLSENQITGSPFKLLNRTEYLKGFYASGNKLNFKLETLKLPKTLKDLDLSRNLISGKVPNAVAGLQKLNVSHNHLCGQLPKTKFPASAFSGNDCLCGSPLPACK encoded by the coding sequence atgtatctgTCTATATATGTGCATGTACGATTGATTGGGGCTGGCAACTGGCATTTCAATCTTCATACAATGCAATCTCTCTTCTTCTCCCGTCTCCATTTTGCTTTCCTCCTCCTATTCACTCTTCTCAATCTCCGCTACCTCACAGCCGAAGCAGCAAAATGCCACCCAGACGATGAAGCCGGCTTACTCGCATTCAAGTCCGGCATCACAGCTGACCCTTCCGGCATGCTTCAGTCTTGGAAGCCCGGAACAGACTGCTGCTCCTGGAACGGCATAACATGCCTACAAGGCACCCGGGTCACGGCCCTCGCCCTCTCCGGACAGCCTCAGAACTCCACCCAGGTTTTATCCGGTACTATCTCACCATCTCTTTCGAAACTTCAGTTCTTGGATGGCGTTTACTTCTTAAATCTCCGAAAATTATCCGGtccttttccaaatttcctcTTCAGCCTCCCCAGGCTCATCTTTATTTACATTGAAAACAATAGATTGTCGGGTCCGATACCTGAAAACATTGGCAGTCTGGCCAAACTCCAAGCATTCAGTCTTCAAGGAAACCGGTTCTCAGGCCGCATTCCCACTTCAATCTCCCAACTCACTCAGCTATCTCAGCTCAGACTCGGTGGCAACCTTCTTACGGGCACCATACCCCTGGGAATCCAGAACCTCAAAAACTTAACTTCTTTGACCCTGGATGGGAACCAACTCACCGGCACCATACCGGATATTTTTGCATCGTTCCCCACCCTCTATAATCTAAACCTGGCAAACAATAAACTAACCGGAAACATCCCACCAAGCATTTCATCTCTGGCACCAAATCTCAGGTACCTCGAGCTCGGCCACAATTCTCTCTCAGGACAAATCCCAGATTTCCTTGGAAAGTTTCGGGCCCTGGACACACTAGACCTGTCTTGGAACCAATATTCAGGACTCGTCCCGAAAACTTTCTCGAATCTTactaagatatttaaccttgaCCTCTCCCATAATTACCTAGTGGATCCATTTCCAGCAATGCAGGTTAAAGGCATTGAATCCTTAGACTTGTCCTATAACCAGTTCCATCTGGTCAACATCCCAGCCTGGGTGACTTCTTCCCCAATTATCTATTCTCTGAAGCTGGCAAAATGTGGGATCAATCTGAAATTGGACGACTGGAATCCCGCACAAACGTACTTCTACGATTACATCGATCTTTCTGAGAATCAAATTACCGGGAGCCCGTTCAAATTGTTGAACAGAACGGAATATCTCAAGGGGTTCTACGCTTCGGGGAACAAGTTGAACTTTAAACTGGAGACCTTGAAACTTCCCAAGACTTTGAAGGACCTGGATTTATCGCGGAATTTAATAAGTGGGAAGGTGCCTAATGCAGTTGCAGGGCTTCAAAAACTGAACGTTAGCCATAATCACTTGTGCGGTCAGCTCCCCAAGACCAAGTTTCCAGCATCCGCATTCTCTGGGAATGATTGTTTGTGTGGCTCTCCGTTACCCGcctgtaaataa
- the LOC113711837 gene encoding uncharacterized protein codes for MASMPLRAKSVHNLEDLRSCCFGNTQSLMPNKGFVNFYSRSRDHQNQICQAPRLSISSAAASASVVNNNTNDCSCSSSTHLSVFNPHSASIYNNACISSKNKKRVFDKEEGDVSGNLDRWVKESVAEILNNLDEAPFLVHIYSDGEEASVSTSNTRLVKEKADAQSWPRIKGRWGGGRPSPSGIILVEEMSTEDALSSDGECLGSSGMDYDSGSSSTKVWGILIQGKGSTCPACYILKTCRVRSIAGFCTHFCLVRVKCFFESVDIQLKKLWLV; via the exons ATGGCATCCATGCCTTTGCGGGCTAAATCTGTACATAATTTAGAAGATTTACGAAGCTGTTGCTTCGGCAATACTCAATCTTTGATGCCTAACAAGGGTTTTGTGAATTTTTATAGCCGGAGCAGGGATCATCAAAATCAGATTTGCCAAGCACCCCGGCTTAGTATTAGTTCTGCTGCTGCCTCTGCTTCGGTTGTAAATAATAATACTAACGATTGTAGTTGCAGCAGCAGTACTCATTTATCTGTATTTAATCCTCATTCAGCTTCAATTTATAACAATGCTTGTATTTCttccaaaaataagaaaagggtGTTTGATAAGGAGGAAGGTGATGTTTCTGGGAATCTTGATCGCTGGGTTAAAGAATCCGTTGCCGAG ATATTGAATAACCTTGATGAAGCACCTTTTCTTGTGCACATCTACTCTGATGGCGAAGAGGCATCTGTATCCACAAGCAACACCAGATTAGTGAAAGAGAAGGCAGATGCACAGAGCTGGCCCCGTATCAAAGGAAGATGGGGTGGAGGTCGCCCCTCTCCGAGTGGCATTATCTTGGTCGAAGAAATGAGCACTGAAGACGCTCTTAGCTCTGATGGTGAATGCCTTGGAAGTTCGGGAATGGATTATGATTCGGGTTCTTCTTCAACCAAAGTATGGGGTATACTGATTCAAGGCAAAGGTTCAACTTGCCCTGCTTGTTACATCCTGAAAACTTGCCGAGTGAGGTCTATTGCAGGGTTCTGCACTCACTTTTGTTTGGTTAGAGTGAAGTGCTTCTTTGAAAGTGTAGATATACAGCTCAAGAAATTGTGGCTGGTGTAA
- the LOC113711734 gene encoding mannan endo-1,4-beta-mannosidase 5, translated as MAFSRRSNISNFSCCFLVIFVLSLHCENHRVSSSASRFIQTRGTRFVLGGSPFFFNGFNSYWMMHVAAEPSERHKISNVFREAAAAGLTVCRTWAFSDGGDRALQMSPGVYDERVFQALDFVVSEARKYGVHLILSLTNNYKDFGGRTQYVTSAKNAGVQVNSDDDFYTKNAVKRYYKNHIKKVLTRINTISRVAYKDDPTIMAWELINEPRCQVDFSGKTLNAWVQEMATYVKSLDNKHLLEIGMEGFYGDSMPGKKQYNPGYQVGTDFITNNLIKEIDFATIHAYPDIWLSGQSDGAQMMFMRRWMTSHSTDSKTMLKKPLVLAEFGKSSKDPGYSLYARDSFMAAIYGNIYRFARRGGIAGGLVWQILAEGMEPYADGYEIVLSQNPSTGRIIGQQSRQMTSLDHMVSNRTNSQSNKLRNSKEQ; from the exons ATGGCCTTCTCCCGGAGAAGCAATATCAGCAACTTCTCTTGCTGCTTCCTTGTGATCTTCGTCTTATCCCTGCATTGCGAAAACCATAGAGTTTCTTCTTCTGCTTCGCGCTTTATTCAAACAAGAGGAACCCGATTCGTGTTAGGTGGCTCCCCATTTTTTTTCAATGGGTTCAACTCCTACTGGATGATGCATGTTGCAGCTGAGCCAAGTGAAAGGCATAAAATTTCCAATGTATTTCGCGAGGCTGCTGCTGCAGGGCTTACTGTTTGCCGGACATGGGCATTCAGCGATGGTGGCGATCGAGCTCTTCAAATGTCCCCCGGAGTCTATGATGAACGTGTCTTTCAG GCCCTTGATTTTGTGGTATCGGAAGCAAGGAAGTATGGCGTTCACTTAATCCTGAGTCTGACCAACAACTACAAGGACTTTGGAGGAAGGACACAATACGTGACGTCGGCTAAAAATGCTGGAGTACAAGTGAATAGCGATGATGATTTTTACACCAAGAATGCTGTCAAGAGATATTACAAGAATCACATTAAG AAAGTGTTGACTAGGATCAACACAATCAGTAGAGTTGCATATAAAGATGATCCAACAATCATGGCATGGGAGCTAATCAATGAACCTCGTTGCCAGGTCGACTTCTCCGGAAAAACCTTAAAT GCTTGGGTTCAAGAAATGGCAACTTACGTCAAATCACTCGATAACAAACACCTTCTAGAAATAGGGATGGAGGGATTCTATGGAGATTCAATGCCAGGCAAAAAGCAGTACAATCCTGGATACCAAGTGGGCACAGATTTTATCACCAATAATCTTATCAAAGAGATAGATTTTGCAACCATTCATGCATATCCCGATATTTG GCTGTCTGGACAGAGCGATGGTGCACAGATGATGTTCATGAGAAGGTGGATGACCAGTCACTCCACAGACTCTAAGACCATGCTCAAAAAACCATTGGTTCTCGCTGAATTTGGGAAATCAAGTAAAGATCCAGGATACAGTTTATATGCCAGGGACTCATTCATGGCCGCAATTTACGGTAATATCTACAGGTTTGCTAGAAGAGGAGGCATTGCAGGTGGATTGGTTTGGCAAATCCTGGCCGAGGGAATGGAACCGTACGCAGATGGGTATGAAATTGTCTTGTCTCAGAACCCATCAACCGGACGAATCATAGGCCAACAGTCTCGACAAATGACTTCACTCGACCATATGGTCAGTAATAGAACCAATTCTCAAAGCAACAAACTGCGCAATTCAAAGGAGCAGTGA
- the LOC113711030 gene encoding SCY1-like protein 2 A: MSLNMKTLTQAFAKASAAIEKTVQTTVQEVTGLPKPLQDYDLLDQIGSAGPGLAWKLYSAKSRDGRAVYPNVCVWLLDKKALSEARQRAGLSKAAEDAFLEVLRADASRLVRLRHPGVVHVVHALDESKNAMAMVTEPLFASAANALGNLENVEKVPKELKGMEMRLLEVKHGLLQIAETLDFLHNNARLIHRSIAPETILITSNGAWKLGGFGFTISTDQSSSDSANLQAFHYAEYDVEDSILPLQPALDYTAPELVRSKASTVGSASDIFSFACLAYHLVARKPLFNCHNNVKMYMNTLTYLSSEAFSSIPRDLVSDLQRMLSSNEALRPTAMDFTGSPFFRDDTRLRALRFLDHMLERDNMQKTEFLKALSDMWKDFDPRVLRYKVLPPLCAELRNLVMQPMILPMVLTIAESQDKNDFELSTLPALVPVVNSAAGETLLLLVKHAELIINKASHEHLISHVLPMLVRAYDDTDARMQEEVLKKTVSLVKQLDVQLVKQAILPRVHGLALKTTVAAVRVNALLCLGDMVHMLDKNAVLDVLQTIQCCTAVDHSAPTLMCTLGVANSILKQYGVEFVAEHVLPLLTPLLIVQQLNVQQFAKFMHFVKDILRKIEEKRGVTLTDNGIPEVRPSPIADGHMPGQVNKTSTAASSNMKHSPSWDEDWIPTRQSSASIPSSATKATAHPSASTQSVQGTSGYLQSTMTSTASGQSSSSCPAVDIEWPPRSSSLGLSTQLDISGKLTESKTLSATSLDDIDPFANWPPRPGGSTSAFGSSTNGGMALSANKNGSSYGGAAPNGLSFQTGSSTSWAFNTESLTEPMRPNQGNSSLNTNSLNGGGLNTQNSLGFMKQNQGVSSYGVSSEKTMDLGSIFASSKSEHTAPRLAPPPVTAVGRGRGRGRGNQGQLSASSASRSSHMKPQSEQPPLLDLL, from the exons ATGTCCCTGAATATGAAAACCCTCACTCAGGCCTTCGCCAAGGCCTCAGCAGCGATCGAGAAAACGGTCCAAACCACGGTCCAGGAAGTCACTGGCCTGCCCAAGCCCTTACAGGACTACGACTTGCTCGACCAGATCGGGTCCGCCGGCCCGGGACTCGCCTGGAAGCTATATTCTGCTAAGTCCCGTGACGGCCGCGCGGTGTATCCCAATGTTTGTGTGTGGCTGCTTGACAAGAAGGCGCTGTCGGAGGCGAGGCAGCGGGCCGGGCTTTCCAAGGCTGCGGAGGATGCGTTTTTGGAGGTTCTCAGAGCTGATGCTTCCCGGTTGGTCAGGCTGAGGCATCCTGGGGTTGTGCATGTGGTCCACGCGCTTGATGAGAGTAAGAACGCAATGGCTATGGTTACCGAGCCTTTGTTTGCATCGGCCGCAAATGCTTTGGGGAATTTGGAGAATGTTGAGAAAGTGCCCAAGGAGCTCAAAGGAATG GAAATGAGATTATTGGAGGTGAAGCATGGTCTCCTACAAATTGCAGAAACTTTGGATTTTCTCCACAACAATGCTCGTCTTATACATCGGTCTATAGCACCTGAg ACAATTTTAATCACATCTAATGGAGCTTGGAAGCTAGGTGGATTTGGTTTCACAATATCTACAGATCAATCATCCAGTGATTCAGCAAATTTGCAGGCTTTCCACTATGCT GAATATGATGTTGAAGATTCTATTTTGCCCCTTCAGCCAGCACTGGACTACACTGCTCCTGAACTTGTTCGAAGTAAAGCATCTACAGTTGGATCTGCCTCTGATATCTTCAGTTTTGCATGTCTTGCCTACCACTTGGTTGCTCGAAAACCGTTGTTTAATTGTCACAACAATGTCAAAATG TACATGAATACTTTGACATACTTATCCAGTGAGGCTTTCTCGTCAATACCGCGGGACTTGGTTTCGGACTTGCAAAGGATGCTTTCTTCTAATGAGGCTTTGAGGCCAACAGCAATGGACTTTACAG GGTCACCTTTTTTTCGTGATGACACTAGGTTGCGTGCACTTCGTTTCCTGGATCACATGCTT GAAAGGGATAACATGCAGAAGACTGAGTTTCTAAAAGCATTATCAGACATGTGGAAAGATTTTGATCCGCGTGTCTTGCGGTATAAG GTACTTCCACCACTTTGTGCTGAGCTTCGGAATCTGGTCATGCAGCCAATGATACTTCCCATGGTTCTTACAATAGCAGAGTCTCAG GACAAAAATGATTTTGAGCTGTCTACTCTTCCAGCTCTTGTTCCTGTCGTAAATAGTGCTGCAGGTGAGACATTGTTGCTACTTGTGAAGCATGCCGAGCTTATTATCAATAAG GCTAGTCATGAGCACTTGATTTCCCATGTTCTACCGATGCTTGTTCGAGCTTATGATGACACTGATGCTCGTATGCAAGAGGAAGTTCTGAAAAAGACTGTATCGCTTGTTAAGCAGCTTGATGTTCAG TTGGTGAAGCAAGCAATCTTGCCCCGAGTTCATGGTTTAGCATTAAAGACAACTGTTGCTGCA GTCAGAGTGAATGCACTATTATGCCTGGGTGATATGGTTCACATGCTTGATAAGAATGCTGTTCTAGATGTTTTGCAAACTATACAATGTTGCACGGCTGTAGATCATTCTGCTCCAACTCTTATGTGTACCCTTGGTGTTGCCAACTCTATTTTGAAGCAG TATGGAGTAGAATTTGTGGCAGAACATGTCCTTCCACTACTCACTCCTCTTCTGATTGTCCAACAATTAAATGTTCAGCAATTtgccaagtttatgcactttgtCAAGGATATTCTCAG gaaaatagaagaaaaaagaggagtAACTTTGACTGACAATGGGATTCCAGAAGTAAGACCATCCCCTATTGCTGATGGGCATATGCCGGGACAAGTGAATAAAACTAGCACGGCTGCCTCATCTAATATGAAGCACAGCCCATCATGGGATGAAGATTGGATTCCGACAAGGCAATCATCTGCAAGTATACCGTCATCTGCAACAAAGGCAACAGCTCATCCATCTGCCTCAACTCAGTCTGTTCAGGGTACTTCAGGATATTTGCAGTCCACAATGACGTCTACTGCATCTGGTCAGTCATCATCTTCATGTCCTGCAGTTGACATAGAATGGCCCCCACGCTCGTCCTCGTTGGGTTTGTCAACTCAATTAGACATCAGTGGGAAGCTAACTGAAAGCAAAACTTTGTCAGCTACCAGTTTGGATGATATAGATCCTTTTGCCAACTGGCCTCCACGGCCTGGTGGTTCTACATCTGCCTTTGGTTCTTCCACCAATGGCGGGATGGCTCTGTCAGCTAACAAAAACGGATCAAGTTACGGTGGTGCTGCCCCTAATGGCTTGAGCTTTCAAACAGGTAGCAGTACCTCGTGGGCCTTTAACACCGAAAGTTTAACAGAACCGATGAGACCCAATCAAGGGAATTCCTCATTGAATACCAACAGTCTTAATGGTGGGGGACTCAACACTCAAAATTCGCTTGGGTTCATGAAACAAAATCAAGGTGTTTCCAGTTACGGTGTTTCAAGTGAGAAAACAATGGATCTTGGATCCATATTTGCTTCGAGCAAAAGTGAGCACACTGCACCAAGACTTGCTCCACCCCCAGTAACTGCTGTCGGTAGAGGGAGGGGAAGAGGGCGAGGAAATCAGGGGCAACTTAGTGCCTCTTCAGCATCACGATCTAGCCACATGAAACCTCAGTCTGAACAGCCACCCCTATTGGATTTGCTTTAA